The sequence below is a genomic window from Terriglobales bacterium.
GGCCACGCCTACGTCTATTTCATTTACGGCAACCACTTTTGCCTGAACGTCTCGTGCATGCCGCCGGGGAATGCGGGATGCGTGCTGCTGCGCGCGCTGGAGCCGGTGGCCGGGATCGAGGAGATGGCGCGCGCCCGCAAGGTCGGGTTGGACGGGAAGCGGGCGCTCGAGCGCCTGACCAGCGGCCCGGGGCGCCTCTGCCAAGCGCTGGGCATCACCCGCGCCCGCGACAACGGCAAGGACTTCACCCGCTCCGACCTCACCATCGCCGACGACGGCTTCCGCCCCCGCCGCATCGCCGTCACACCGCGCATCGGCATCCGCAAGGCTGCTGAGCGGCCCTTGCGCTACCTTATCGCGGGCAATCCCTTCGTCTCAGCGTAACGGGATTGACGATTGCATCATTGACGATTGACGAATGAAAGGCAGGCCCCTCGTTCATTCGTCATTGACTCATTCGTCACTCGTCAATTTCTCTCGCTCGCCGGCAGCAGAATGTTGTCGATCAGCCTCGTCTCGCCTAGGTACGCCGCCACCGCCACCAGCGCGCCGCGCGAGACCTCGGCCACCGGCTCCAGGGTGTCGTTGTCCACGACCTCCACGTAGTCCACGCGCACCTCGGGCTCCGAGGCCAGCACCTTCAGTGCGGCCGCCGCCAGGGCCAGGGAGCCGCGCTCGCCCGCCTCGGCCAGCTCCCGCACCCGCTCCAGCGCGCGGAAGAGCACGGTAGCGGCGCGCCGCTGCTCCGCCGTCAGGTAGAGGTTGCGCGAACTCATGGCTAGCCCGTCCGCCTCGCGCACGATGGGGCAGATCACCATCGCGATGGGCAGGTCCAGGTCGCGCACCATGCGCCGCAGGATGCTGGACTGGGCCGCGTCCTTCTGCCCGAAAAAGGCGGCGTCCGGCTCCACGATGTGGAAGAGCTTGCTCACCACCGTGGTCACGCCGCGGAAGTGCCCGGGCCGCGAGCGCCCGCACAGCCGCTCGCTCATCCCCTCCACCGTCACGTAGGTCACCGCCCCCGCGGGATACATCTCCTCGACGCTGGGCGCGAAGAGCAGCTCCACGCCCTCCGCCTCCAGCAGGGCGCAGTCCTGCTCGAAGCTGCGGGGATAGCGGCCGTAGTCCTCCTTGGGACCGAACTGCAGCGGGTTGACGAAGAGGGAGACCGCGACCACGCCGCACTGCGCCCGCGCCGCGCGCACCAGCGAGAGGTGCCCGGCGTGCAGCGCCCCCATGGTGGGGACGAAGCCGAGGCGGCGGCCCGCACGCCGCAGTTCGCGGCAGGCGGCGCGCATCGCGGCGATAGTGCGGCAGATCCTCATGCCCGCGGCCATTCTCTCATCCCTCCGCGGGGCGAGCCGCGGCCCCGCTTCGCCAAACTTCAGTAACTCGTAACCGCGCCATGGTTACTTGACCACCCTTCCCCTAAGGCGTACTGTCTCAACAACTTTGCCGGGCAGGTTCAGTTTCTGGTCGCCCTTCGCGGCTCCCCAGCTCCCGAACTGGCGGCCCGTCCTGGAACCTGGTGCTCGGACCCTAAGGAGACTTCGCCACGCAGATGAACGACACCACCAGCGGCCGGTCGGTGCAGCCGGGCAAGCCGGACGCGCGCCACTTTCCTCGCTATCGCGTCGACGTGCGCGTGCTGGTGAAGGCCCGCCGCGAGCAGGGCGTCGCCGAACTGCGCGGCCGCAGCACCGACATCAGCGAAGGAGGCATGGGCGTCACTCTGGGCGGCGAGCTGGACGCCGGCGAGGTGGTGGAGATGGAGTTCACCCTGCCTCTGACCCGCCAGCCGCTGCACCTGCGCGCCGCCGTCCGCCGCCGCAACGGCCTCAACTACGGCCTCGAGTTCCTCACCCTCAGCCCCGTTCAGCGCGACGCCATCAAGCGCCTCTGCGACCCCCTGATCGCGATCGATTGACGCTCAGCGCCGGGCCACCCGCGGGCG
It includes:
- a CDS encoding DNA-3-methyladenine glycosylase; its protein translation is MQKTVRQAARRPLPRSFYDRDPRRVARALLGKVLVRRSGRRLRAGRIVEVEVYLAEKDPAAHSFRGPTPRNRVLFGPPGHAYVYFIYGNHFCLNVSCMPPGNAGCVLLRALEPVAGIEEMARARKVGLDGKRALERLTSGPGRLCQALGITRARDNGKDFTRSDLTIADDGFRPRRIAVTPRIGIRKAAERPLRYLIAGNPFVSA
- the panC gene encoding pantoate--beta-alanine ligase, producing MRICRTIAAMRAACRELRRAGRRLGFVPTMGALHAGHLSLVRAARAQCGVVAVSLFVNPLQFGPKEDYGRYPRSFEQDCALLEAEGVELLFAPSVEEMYPAGAVTYVTVEGMSERLCGRSRPGHFRGVTTVVSKLFHIVEPDAAFFGQKDAAQSSILRRMVRDLDLPIAMVICPIVREADGLAMSSRNLYLTAEQRRAATVLFRALERVRELAEAGERGSLALAAAALKVLASEPEVRVDYVEVVDNDTLEPVAEVSRGALVAVAAYLGETRLIDNILLPASERN
- a CDS encoding PilZ domain-containing protein, encoding MNDTTSGRSVQPGKPDARHFPRYRVDVRVLVKARREQGVAELRGRSTDISEGGMGVTLGGELDAGEVVEMEFTLPLTRQPLHLRAAVRRRNGLNYGLEFLTLSPVQRDAIKRLCDPLIAID